A single Leishmania major strain Friedlin complete genome, chromosome 24 DNA region contains:
- a CDS encoding putative kinesin, which yields MKRSTTVLQPAPANSQQVSESVSRRRVATSSNRSISLDGATSAPTAVKVNTNTAAGASPPMPSRRCGGSADSSNGSPSPTRPEFSSFLTPRVLNAPALKTTAASPPFTPQQQWPHDAAQSPRPIPSVSGTPSRETLSRRRTQHIPVLSRGTPPRTATVAAVTTASPSGSPRYEDAYDPRQVRRLTAVGTSPMLNLISKPAPSPTPSSATHPTDNFGCRQAASEAADAAARPTSSAEKSESTALASAAAWDRAKKLAAPKPSSKAASRHGSGAPPTLIPTKVSQIRLMSTREVTLANKPCTAEAVDAMLRAQHASASTRARSPFFQFQVSEATLPLTFCAASRKSSVWSSDHTNRSIVLGASGATLAPSVTSPRPTWLENVDGEDTTVTGEENTPVSATASLTYPPAGGSSTALRSAAPVKSTPRTTAMSTTTATAPEPAAVKSFKKRSDVKPTLASAAAAADAKSERRSLTQGSTSQVKKSRDVTRSAANAAPSPARSSPPQTPHKPTAVAAGAQLHTPKMSSSASKTARSTSTRTAASPSRHPDALRGGLLRSATSTTGMPATSAVAAAAAPVVSPAPCHATGAHSQDAATILSQTLSAVRPMVPVVHVRIRPVLPSIGENGNNRRVYFLDHENVMVVRTRPGISAANVSLSAPSSSLNEFTATRRSGINGQVMPALQLPNLDSRTLDSSSGARGAAAARNGGAAAAGGRGGCNAPALLTDAPRTAATTTACSACLCGGDLALLRSPLSAESPMASKTSAAAAGAAVPGDPDGGIIDGVFSNTSPSLESLQPLSFPPPILAMHHNRTISWTSQGSGEHSPSSRLSCGSPSTSVSPQQLGTGLAGGGTEACMTLGTFASASRTRPWLTTFRSFTEDETPSVFTTPRERRAGSSSAGVCTSRTSGRDSSGSAARSRRGISASQRRAKDPGIERKPRYGGISLSAVSLATTRRNSAATTTAGVSPRTTATTSAPSPTSMRRRASRSILGASVSVSALSIATMPKASGRATNVTKLTEEDADAESDEARQHEWQLQRQQTSIGSNSVSASGAATGAEQHYSFEFVHDEEATQADVFEESVLRFADEALLAQNVAIICYGPTGSGKTYSMMGSQAQPPSAALASSGATPLRAGGGAGHRSGGLSTSSTHSPPKPDSRGHTLHGRANAGETQRRIIDEAAAGAYGRGVERDAHAVEDDGEGNGTDWPRLGSSCQYDYAEHTCEGNGGSAATAVRRNHQRYPHSGGGGGLLLANSAMALESAATTGSMAEMGILPRLVHTLLERRGEAITIRRDPGRDVASRSANSLQSTLRQKTTVKRAGGLLLTLRDLTFYGIELYMDELCDLLDPGKRPIRAVSDTGGLAMLCQRINEARDYRTRGSRGGSSRNPTQTARTGGGMAITSLADLRRAYRLAHGNRVTARHAKNDTSSRSHAIFLLQLDFDLIESTNVPRGGAGGGIAAAGDRGAAAPPPPSECVQRVHSYVAMVDLAGCERVKQTKVEGAALREAQYINKSLSALSSVVLSLHHHNAHVPYRDSKLTRLLRPCLEGGRVLTLVHVAPCSSTEALNTLKFADQIRHIHIPTHALTPTSSKHRELLDVFADLIDPMQGQWEAQVRQAQLQLDRLCADVRLAYFSRAVGALSRRTAARDSLASDVVSELSAVSEEDDSVSFSSGDVSQEEGPQPLTEAATEADKRRFALRTVMHRFMGPIHSRQRTTTRNAVRAIRRCAEQKVLAHRRQVQQQIDELQTTVQKLTAANAKLAKENSTPLPRDPHALELSRRIRESTEELGEYAKEQAALISLTTALRQRLATQDDLEAAVDEQLHKVQHRTAQAMRTLSAAVAAHPPGGPPAESGTPLPTEPTLPADSSATAALAMNTKDDPELRDIAHQQLSLAKELAALRLEKACFEIGTGLWEGLWARAMRKEIITAVEVEVFEMERILLDRRALSVMMLMAGDADVDGEANTTALLVSPRSAACPRNRLGSVEWDERGMGATTAEHQVATPPTHSALEVSPPRVQHLSPSLTPHSSVRGRLDSYVHGGAEPGDRSSGAATPQGSANKGEGGAAVPFSPSLPQRSRRDRAVDLAATSTSDRSLSSATELFSAIASSSEGFRLRSALAAAAALPSPPPRRGLEGPMPNPLTVLVTEEQQKQPPNHMASAASPPVSCKSSSVAAVMEALMPLSLAGSYEEEQSMQEACLQLMLREGIPCEVCCLGESASQTLQHYILPSSADAPLAEVAEHEEPMSNSSAAPARYRVTAAAAAALGATEKGGDASSLLSRHGHASAGARGGSSSVQPCERPDGPKVPFCTTRHGRLRLVRMPRRPNCYVLEFVYTHHALPMTPRLQAAMLGKPEDKFTLAPGKTHLEQMVDSLPTVQGVAGRGGGGGSSGSTAIRPQGPLREHRLFAIPLFEPTLHLHVHVLEEGIPNMTTPVAATVCLPGGSDAHEIAGSTFEDASDHIGPSMLASPSSSLPALCVARRLENGPQLVIEVRGVPQTASTCRPVFTTDSKKPPKSSQQHQQKPHPLHKATARAGSTAGLGLQSGKPQHAIGRSPSQPSTSPLRGSTSSASPAPKRAGTAVWSGLVLAKRLSGGGELMLPSSCILSNTGCCSLVLRFPAPFFASSASRVERVEAVVGALCGILRPSLKAPEVRASSSLSPPKRAVSVRRRPSSSPRSTSAGGAEKGGSSCGGRRLSSVSRSPLPCARAPPELEVVNYAHVPHNIFLPAASATQASAASAANLGDGVEGVGCEHHIHGHPCASSGHGAAPASTSSSMISSDSLDGLGAMGGGVLGHILQSSCSHAHRHHSAAVMPPDTRLPQHTTTLNGVLKPFRGKSRSASPAAPLMDQQSGATLQVQFYWIPTPLNIEPPRLDAGRKSSGGTGCSSDNDGNGEERAVRWLEASAERRRIDSSHLCRVNALTTTAADTAAEAAEVGMDRLVRLQVQTALSILAQLSYVFVDGRPLANVADDGEGAAASSLGSTLTESFGAHDVRRSLVLERGGRPRSRSEARAAGFRDAVAVASLLRQIDTYRHRIRRLFRQQLYDAEDIIGDDMTPPAPQSWLTAELGRGAYLREVQGEVKRTIGLPASTVLGCTGGGAAPPLMTSPGRHPRCDDRGMQAALLEPESGDAAPDTQITVAEAREACATRVPWTVWQWSYRWSRLNRLLRGDSVGCLGSGGAHGTGRPSVSQAEAAAAWLPLPAGNSGSAASPTVTSSLLASCSMVALPTLATASSSSDEGFVMEGDWLTEAKLAARSKRVWLPEVLATTVPSYLDNCASAGL from the coding sequence ATGAAACGGTCCACCACCGTGTTGCAACCCGCGCCAGCGAACTCGCAGCAGGTGAGCGAATCTGTGAGTCGTCGCAGGGTCGCCACTAGCAGCAACAGAAGCATCAGCCTCGACGGGGCCACATCGGCGCCGACAGCCGTGAAGGTCAACACTAATACTGCCGCCGGTGCATCCCCTCCGATGCCATCGCGCCGTTGTGGTGGCTCGGcagacagcagcaacggctcgccgtcgccaacGCGGCCAGAATTCTCGAGCTTTCTCACACCACGTGTATTGAATGCGCCCGCGCTGAAGACGACAGCGGCATCACCGCCGTTCAccccacagcagcagtggcctcaTGATGCTGCGCAGAGCCCTCGACCAATCCCCTCCGTCTCTGGCACCCCGTCTCGGGAGACTCTGTCAAGAAGACGCACGCAACACATCCCAGTGCTGTCGAGGGgcacgccaccgcgcaccgccacggtcgctgccgtcaccaccgcgaGCCCCTCCGGCTCGCCGCGCTACGAAGATGCGTACGACCCTCGTCAAGTGCGGCGTCTCACCGCTGTAGGCACTTCGCCGATGCTGAACTTAATATCGAAgcctgcgccgtcgccaacCCCGTCAAGTGCAACCCATCCGACCGATAATTTCGGCTGTAGGCAAGCGGCTTCCGAAGCggcagatgctgctgctcgaccgACCTCGTCCGCAGAAAAGTCGGAGTCAACAGCTTTAGCGTCAGCGGCTGCGTGGGACAGAGCAAAGAAGTTGGCCGCCCCAAAACCAAGTTCCAAGGCAGCGTCTAGGCACGGAAGCGGTGCTCCGCCGACGTTGATACCGACGAAAGTGTCCCAGATACGCCTGATGTCGACGCGCGAGGTCACTTTGGCGAACAAGCCGTgcacggcggaggcggtggatgCGATGCTTCGGGCACAACACGCATCTGCTTCCACCCGTGCGCGCTCGCCGTTCTTCCAGTTTCAAGTCAGTGAGGCGACGCTGCCTCTAACCTTTTGCGCAGCAAGCAGGAAAAGCAGCGTGTGGTCATCTGACCACACGAACCGGTCTATCGTTCTAGGGGCCTCCGGCGCGACGCTCGCGCCGTCGGTGACGTCGCCACGCCCCACGTGGTTGGAAAACGTGGACGGGGAGGACACGACCGTCACGGGCGAGGAGAACACCCCAGTCTCTGCAACGGCAAGTCTCACCTACCCGCCCGCGGGCGGCTCATCGACAGCGCTAcgctccgctgcgccggtgaAGTCGACACCGAGGACAACAGCAATGTCGaccacgacggcgacagcgccggaGCCTGCTGCCGTGAAATCCTTCAAGAAGAGGTCAGATGTGAAGCCGACGCTTGCaagtgccgccgcggccgctgacGCCAAGTCAGAGCGGCGCTCACTCACACAGGGGTCTACCTCGCAAGTGAAGAAGTCGCGCGACGTGACACGAAGTGCCGCCAATGCTGCACCATCACCGGCCCGCAGCTCTCCCCCTCAAACGCCACACAAACCaaccgcggtggcggcgggcgCCCAGCTGCACACCCCAAAGATGTCCTCCAGCGCTAGCAAGACGGCCCGTTCTACATCCACACGTACGGCAGCTTCCCCGAGTCGGCATCCCGACGCGCTGCGGggcgggctgctgcggagtGCGACATCGACGACTGGAATGCCTGCAACTTCTgcagtcgccgctgctgctgcacctgttGTCTCCCCTGCACCATGTCACGCGACTGGGGCACACAGCCAAGACGCGGCCACTATCCTGAGCCAGACACTGTCCGCCGTGCGACCGATGGTCCCGGtcgtgcatgtgcgcataCGACCGGTGCTGCCGTCCATCGGGGAGAATGGCAATAACCGGCGCGTCTACTTCCTCGATCACGAGAACGTCATGGTGGTGCGCACTCGCCCGGGCATCTCGGCAGCCAACGTCTCTTTATCCGCGCCATCCTCATCCCTGAACGAGTTCACGGCGACCCGACGGAGTGGCATCAATGGGCAAGTTAtgcctgcgctgcagctgccaaACCTCGACTCGCGCACGCTGGACTCCTCTTCTGGCGCcagaggtgccgctgctgctcgcaacggaggagcggcagcagcgggtggTAGGGGCGGATGCAACGCGCCCGCGTTATTAACGGACGCGCCGCGTaccgcggcgacgacgacggcttGCTCCGCGTGCCTCTGCGGCGGGGacttggcgctgctgaggtCACCTCTGTCTGCTGAGAGCCCCATGGCCTCGAAGacctccgctgcagctgccggtgctgctgtgcccgGTGACCCCGACGGGGGCATCATTGACGGCGTTTTCTCGAACACTAGCCCTTCGTTGGAGAGTCTGCAGCCGCTCTCGTTCCCGCCCCCGATACTGGCGATGCATCACAACCGCACGATTAGCTGGACGAGCCAGGGGAGTGGAGAGCACTCTCCCAGCAGCCGTTTGTCTTGCGGGTCGCCGTCCACGTCCGTATCACCACAGCAGCTCGGTACGGGTTtggcaggcggcggcactgaAGCTTGTATGACCTTAGGGACCTTCGCTagcgcgtcgcgcacgcGTCCGTGGCTGACAACGTTCAGGTCGTTCACAGAGGACGAGACGCCGTCGGTGTTTACAACTCCCCGGGAGCGGAGGGCGGGGAGTAGTTCTGCTGGCGTGTGCACCAGCAGAACCAGTggccgcgacagcagcggcagtgctgcgcgcagcaggagaggtATCTCAGCatcgcagcgccgcgccaaGGATCCGGGAATCGAGCGGAAGCCGCGCTACGGCGGCATTTCACTTTCAGCGGTGTCTCTTGCCACCACGCGCAGGAACTccgcggccaccaccactgctggTGTGAGCCCTCGCAcaaccgccaccacctccgctcCGTCTCCTACCAGCATgcgccggcgcgcgtcgCGCTCAATCCTCGGTGCATCCGTGAGTGTGTCGGCCTTGTCGATAGCGACCATGCCCAAGGCCAGCGGTCGCGCCACGAATGTCACGAAACTGACGGAAGAGGATGCTGACGCGGAGTCGGATGAGGCCCGACAGCACGagtggcagctgcagcggcagcagacgtctatcggcagcaacagcgtaTCCGCGTCTGGCGCTGCCACGGGTGCGGAGCAGCATTACAGCTTCGAGTTCGTgcacgacgaggaggcgacaCAGGCGGACGTCTTCGAGGAGAGCGTGCTGCGCTTTGCcgacgaggcgctgcttgCCCAAAACGTCGCCATCATCTGCTATGGCCCCacaggcagcggcaagacgTACAGCATGATGGGGAGCCAAGCCCAGCCGCCTTCCGCCGCCCTGGCATCATCCGGCGCCACACCCCTCCGAGCaggcggcggggcggggcaccgcagcgggggcctcagcacctccagcacccACTCACCCCCGAAGCCTGACTCGCGCGGTCACACATTGCACGGCCGCGCGAACGCCGGCGAGACGCAGCGACGGATCATCGACGAGGCCGCAGCGGGGGCGTATGGGAGAGGCGTGGAGCGGGACGCACATGCGGTCGAGGACGATGGCGAGGGCAACGGCACCGACTGGCCAAGGCTCGGCTCCAGTTGCCAGTACGACTACGCCGAGCACACATGTGAAGGGAATGGCGGCTCAGCTGCTACTGCAGTGCGACGCAACCACCAACGCTATCCCcacagtggcggcggtggagggcTTCTCTTGGCGAACTCAGCGATGGCGCTCGAATCCGCTGCGACGACCGGGAGCATGGCAGAGATGGGCATCCTTCCACGGCTAGTCCACACACTGCTGGAGCGGCGCGGGGAGGCCATCACGATTCGGCGAGACCCCGGCAGGGACGTGGCGAGTCGCAGCGCAAACAGCTTGCAGTCGACTTTGCGGCAGAAGACAACAGTGAAGCGCGCCGGCGGTCTCTTGCTGACTCTCCGAGATCTCACCTTCTACGGCATCGAGTTGTACATGGACGAACTGTGCGACTTGCTGGACCCCGGAAAGCGACCGATTCGAGCCGTCAGCGACACAGGCGGCTTGGCAATGCTGTGCCAGCGCATCAACGAGGCCCGCGACTACCGCACCCGAGGCAGTCGTGGTGGATCCAGCCGCAACCCCACGCAGACTGcccgcaccggcggcggaATGGCGATCACGTCCCTGGCCGACCTGCGTCGCGCGTATCGCCTTGCCCACGGCAACCGCGTTACGGCGCGCCACGCAAAGAATGACACGAGCTCCCGCTCTCACGCCATtttcctcctgcagctcgaCTTTGACCTGATCGAGTCAACCAACGTgccccgcggcggcgctggtggcgggATAGCTGCAGCGGGTGACaggggtgccgcagcgccgccgcctccgtcggagtgtgtgcagcgcgtgcacTCGTATGTTGCCATGGTGGATCTGGCCGGCTGCGAGCGGGTGAAGCAGACCAAGGTCGAGGGGGCCGCGTTGCGTGAGGCGCAGTACATCAACAAATCGCTCTCCGCCCTCTCGTCGGTGGTGCTctcgctgcaccaccacaacgCTCATGTGCCTTACCGCGACTCTAAGCTGACGCGACTGCTGCGGCCCTGTCTCGAGGGCGGCCGCGTTCTCACTCTTGTCCATGTTGCACCGTGTTCCAGTACGGAGGCGCTCAACACGTTGAAATTCGCGGACCAGATCCGCCACATCCACATCCCCACCCATGCCCTTACCCCGACGTCGTCGAAGCACCGCGAGCTGCTGGACGTGTTTGCTGACCTCATTGACCCGATGCAGGGGCAGTgggaggcgcaggtgcggcaagcacagctgcagctggaCCGGCTTTGCGCTGACGTACGGTTGGCGTACTTCTCGCGCGCCGTCGGTGCCCTCTCGCGCCGCACAGCTGCAAGGGACTCGTTGGCCAGCGATGTTGTCAGCGAGCTCTCAGCGGTGTCCGAGGAGGACGATAgcgtctccttctcctcgGGTGACGTGAGCCAAGAGGAAGGCCCGCAACCGCTGACGGAGGCCGCCACGGAGGCGGATAAGCGTCGCTTCGCCCTGCGCACGGTGATGCACCGATTCATGGGGCCCATTCACTCACGTCAGCGCACAACCACGCGAAACGCTGTGCGGGCGATCCGGCGGTGCGCGGAACAGAAGGTGCTTGCCCACCGTCgacaggtgcagcagcaaaTCGATGAGTTGCAGACGACGGTGCAGAAGCTCACGGCGGCGAACGCAAAGTTGGCGAAGGAGAACAGCACCCCGCTCCCGCGAGATCCGCACGCACTAGAGCTGAGCCGCCGCATCCGCGAGAGCACCGAGGAGCTCGGGGAGTACGCCAAAGAGCAGGCAGCCCTTATATCTCTCACCACCGCGCTCCGGCAGCGCCTTGCCACGCAGGACGacctggaggcggcggtggatgAGCAGCTACACAaggtgcagcaccgcaccgcGCAGGCGATGCGAACCCTctcggccgccgtcgccgcacacCCACCTGGGGGCCCACCTGCCGAGTCGGGAACGCCGTTACCCACGGAGCCTACGCTGCCCGCTGACTCCTCGGCCACGGCCGCGCTGGCGATGAACACGAAGGACGAcccggagctgcgcgacatTGCACATCAGCAGCTCTCCCTCGCGAAGGAGCTCGCTGCTTTGCGGCTTGAGAAGGCGTGCTTCGAGATCGGCACCGGGCTGTGGGAGGGTCTGTGGGCTCGCGCCATGCGTAAAGAAATCATAACAGccgtggaggtggaggtcTTTGAGATGGAACGCATTCTTCTAGATCGGCGTGCGCTGTCAGTGATGATGTTGATGGCGGGAGATGCTGATGTGGACGGCGAGGCAAACACGACCGCATTACTCGTGTCACCGCGATCGGCAGCATGCCCTAGAAACCGCCTCGGCTCCGTCGAGTGGGACGAACGCGGCAtgggcgccaccaccgctgagCACCAagtcgccacgccgccgacgcatTCAGCACTAGAGGTGTCGCCGCCTCGCGTACAACATCTGTCACCGTCATTGACCCCACATTCATCAGTGAGGGGTCGCCTGGACAGCTACGTGCACGGCGGAGCCGAGCCGGGCGACCGGAGCAGTGGCGCCGCTACGCCGCAAGGGAGCGCTAACaagggcgagggaggcgcgGCGGTACCGTTCAGTCCTTCATTGCCTCAGCGCTCGCGTCGCGACCGGGCAGTGGATCTCGCTGCCACAAGCACAAGTGACAGGTCTTTAAGCTCCGCAACAGAGTTGTTCAGTGCTATCGCGTCAAGCAGCGAGGGCTTTCGCCTGCGCAGTGCGCtagctgccgctgctgccctaccgtcgccgcctccacgcaGAGGGCTTGAGGGGCCTATGCCAAACCCACTGACGGTGCTGGTGACAGAGGAGCAGCAAAAGCAGCCCCCAAACCACATGGCCTCTGCCGCATCTCCACCGGTGTCGTGCAAAAGCAGCTCTGTCGCAGCTGTGATGGAGGCGCTCATGCCACTTTCGCTTGCTGGATcgtacgaggaggagcagtcGATGCAGGAGGCGTGTCTGCAGCTGATGTTACGAGAGGGCATTCCATGTGAAGTGTGCTGCTTGGGTGAATCGGCCAGCCAAACTCTTCAGCACTACATCTTGCCTAGCAGCGCCGATGCACCCCTAGCAGAGGTGGCCGAGCATGAGGAGCCGATGTCGAATTCGTCCGCCGCGCCCGCCCGCTACCGcgtcacggcggcagcggcagcggctcttGGCGCAACAGAAaaaggcggcgacgccagctcGCTATTATCGAGACATGGGCACGCTAGTGCAGGTGCTCGGGGCGGGTCGTCATCGGTGCAGCCTTGCGAGCGTCCTGATGGGCCCAAGGTTCCATTTTGCACCACTCGTCACGGTCGTCTGCGACTCGTGCGCATGCCGCGCCGCCCGAACTGCTATGTTCTCGAATTCGTCTACACCCACCATGCGCTCCCGATGACGCCTAGGCTACAGGCCGCGATGCTGGGAAAGCCGGAGGACAAATTCACGTTGGCACCCGGCAAGACGCATCTGGAGCAGATGGTGGACTCTCTGCCGACGGTGCAAGGCGTCGCAggtcgaggcggcggcggtggcagcagcggcagtacCGCCATTCGGCCACAAGGCCCACTGCgcgagcaccgcctcttTGCGATTCCACTGTTCGAGCCCACCCTTCacctgcacgtgcacgtgttgGAGGAGGGCATACCGAACATGAcgacgccggtggcggcgactgTGTGCCTGCCGGGCGGTAGCGATGCTCACGAAATCGCCGGCTCCACCTTCGAAGACGCCAGTGATCACATTGGGCCCAGCATGCTCGCATCCCCTTCATCGTCTCTCCCTGCGTTGTGCGTCGCTCGGCGGTTGGAGAATGGGCCGCAGCTCGTGATAGAGGTGCGCGGCGTGCCTCAGACGGCCTCGACGTGCCGGCCGGTGTTCACTACAGACTCCAAGAAGCCACCGAAGTCCAgccagcagcatcagcagaaGCCCCACCCGCTCCACAAGGCGACTGCCAGGGCAGGCTCGACGGCCGGGCTTGGCCTCCAGAGTGGAAAGCCTCAGCACGCCATCGGCCGCAGTCCTTCTCAACCGTCGACCTCACCTCTGAGAGGGTCAACGTCGTCCGCGTCTCCGGCTCCGAAGAGGGCCGGGACGGCAGTCTGGAGCGGTCTCGTGCTGGCGAAgcggctcagcggcggcggagagctGATGCTACCGTCCTCATGCATCCTATCGAACACGGGCTGCTGCTCCCTGGTGCTGCGCTTTCCTGCTCCCTTCtttgcctcctccgcgtcgcgGGTGGAGAGAGTCGAGGCGGTGGTCGGGGCGCTCTGCGGCATCCTGCGCCCCTCACTGAAGGCGCCGGAGGTGCgggcgtcgtcgtctctgTCCCCGCCCAAGCGGGCCGTTAGCGTGCGACGGCGCCCCTCCAGCTCGCCTCGGTCCACCTccgcaggcggcgcggagAAGGGCGGTAGCAGCTGTGGCGGTCGACGGCTCAGCAGCGTCTCACGCTCGCCAttgccgtgcgcgcgcgcgccgcccgAGCTAGAGGTGGTAAACTACGCTCACGTCCCGCACAACATATTCCTGCCCGCTGCCAGTGCCACTCAGGCATCCGCAGCCAGTGCAGCGAACTTGGGAGACGGCGTGGAAGGCGTCGGCTGCGAGCACCACATCCATGGGCATCCATGTGCGTCGTCTGGCCACGGGGCTGCGCCAGCCTCGACCTCCTCATCCATGATAAGCAGCGACTCACTCGACGGTCTGGGGGCGATGGGCGGTGGTGTCCTGGGGCACATACTGCAGAGCAGCTGTAGCCATGCGCATCGACACCACTCCGCTGCCGTCATGCCACCCGACACACGTCTGCcgcagcacaccaccacGTTGAACGGTGTGCTGAAGCCTTTCCGGGGTAAATCACGATCGGCCTCCCCAGCAGCTCCGTTGATGGACCAGCAGAGCGGTGCGACGCTGCAGGTGCAGTTTTACTGGATACCGACGCCGCTCAACATCGAACCGCCCCGTCTGGACGCAGGCCGGAAGagcagtggcggcacgggctgcagcagcgacaacgacggcaacggcgaggagagggcggTGAGGTGGCTCGAGGCAAGCGCGGAGCGACGCCGCATCGACAGCAGTCACTTGTGCCGCGTCAACGCACTTACCACAACCGCCGCGgacaccgccgctgaggcaGCCGAGGTCGGGATGGATCGCCTCGTGCGACTGCAGGTGCAGACCGCGCTTTCCATTCTTGCTCAGCTGTCCTACGTATTCGTTGATGGTCGCCCTCTCGCCAATGTTGCGGACGACGGTGagggcgctgccgcctcatCCCTGGGATCAACGCTGACAGAGAGCTTCGGTGCGCACGACGTGCGGCGGTCATTGGTGCTCGAGCGAGGTGGCCGTCCACGGAGCCGGTCAGAGGCGAGGGCCGCAGGTTTCcgtgacgccgtcgccgtcgcttcCCTTTTGAGGCAGATCGACACGTACCGCCATCGAATCCGTCGCCTCTTCCGTCAGCAGCTGTACGACGCCGAGGACATCATTGGCGATGACATGACGCCACCCGCGCCGCAGTCATGGCTCACCGCCGAGCTTGGACGCGGCGCCTACCTTCGTGAAGTGCAGGGTGAGGTGAAGCGTACAATTGGGCTTCCGGCGTCGACCGTCTTGGGTTGCactggcggtggtgcggcgccgccgctgatgacgTCCCCTGGCCGGCACCCAAGATGTGACGACCGCGGCATGCAAGCAGCGCTGCTAGAGCCCGAGAGCGGTGACGCAGCCCCAGACACGCAGATAACAGTCgccgaggcgcgcgaggcgTGTGCCACAAGGGTGCCGTGGACTGTGTGGCAGTGGTCATATCGCTGGTCTCGCTTGAATCGGCTGTTGCGGGGGGACTCGGTCGGCTGcctgggcagcggcggtgctcacGGCACGGGCCGTCCTTCTGTTAGTCaggcagaggcggctgccgcatGGCTGCCTCTCCCGGctggcaacagcggcagtgcggcgtCACCGACTGTGACTTCGTCTCTCCTCGCGTCCTGCTCCATGGTTGCCCTACCGACCCttgccaccgcctcttcAAGCTCGGACGAGGGGTTCGTGATGGAGGGCGACTGGCTCACAGAGGCGAAGCTCGCGGCGCGTTCAAAGCGGGTGTGGCTGCCGGAGGTGCTCGCCACGACAGTTCCATCCTACCTGGATAACTGTGCTTCTGCGGGCCTGtag